A single region of the Pararge aegeria chromosome 18, ilParAegt1.1, whole genome shotgun sequence genome encodes:
- the LOC120631594 gene encoding uncharacterized protein LOC120631594 — MGRMELPVLDKCCFVLDLKTGCIVLGVVNSILTFVLAVILITFAVDLKDLPETKRDGVDEGGMFSILYISVIIFVTILFAKFVLDLLFVWAVYKEKSGIIKKYCIFWIVVLVLHIIGFLKSMSQMSAGHLISQILFLAENFYYIAIVRSFLKSINEDGVI, encoded by the exons atg GGAAGAATGGAGCTTCCGGTTTTGGACAAGTGCTGCTTTGTTCTGGATTTGAAGACAGGATGCATTGTCTTGGGAGTAGTGAATTCC ATTCTGACATTCGTCCTGGCAGTAATCCTCATAACCTTCGCGGTGGATCTCAAGGACTTGCCAGAGACGAAGCGGGACGGCGTCGACGAAGGGGGGATGTTCTCTATCCTGTACATCTCCGTAATCATTTTTGTTACGATCCTGTTCGCGAAGTTCGTACTCGACTTACTATTCGTATGGGCTGTCTACAAG GAAAAGAGTGGCATCATAAAGAAGTATTGCATCTTCTGGATCGTCGTCCTGGTGCTTCACATCATCGGTTTCCTCAAATCAATGTCCCAGATGAGTGCCGGACATTTGATTTCACAAATACTGTTCTTAG CTGAAAACTTCTATTACATCGCTATCGTCCGAAGCTTCTTGAAATCGATTAACGAAGATGGAGTCATATAA